The Zea mays cultivar B73 chromosome 7, Zm-B73-REFERENCE-NAM-5.0, whole genome shotgun sequence DNA segment TCCTATAGTCTTATTTAGCGAACTGGCCGCAGCATTGTCCCACGTGCTATGGATAATTAATTTGATCGAATTCGTGTGAACAATATAAAAGGGAAAACATATCTGGTGTACATGGGAGATTGATGCATATGATGTATATATTAAATCATCACTACTTATTTTGGATCTAACATATCTCGTGTAAACACAAGACACCACGGAAAAGATCAGAAGAGATGACCACGCAAATCAAGAGCCGTATACACATTTGCATTATGAGAAGATAAGCCCCGTCCCTTGGAGCTTTTCACGGAAGATCCCGTCCAGCCGCGCCGCCATCTCCGGCGTCATGTGGTTCGCCcagtccccggcgacacccttccGGAAGAAGGCGTCGCGCGGCATGGGGCGGTACCTCCCCGCGGTGCCGCTACCAGGCCTGTTCACCTCCAGCCCTTTCATCTCGTCGAAGCTGCAGAGCTCCACGACGGCCGCGACGTCGCCGGCGGCCTCCTCGGCGGCCGAGAACGGGCGGCCCATGAACTCGGCGAGCCGCCGCACGTTGCCGCCGGGGTCCCGCAGCATGTCCTCGTACCTGAGGAAGAGCGCCCTGTCCGGGGCCGCCACGCTCGCACGCCAGTAGGAGAGGACGTGGTCccagaccgggccgaccaccacgGTGCCGTCGCAGACGGACTCGAACGTGTCGGCGAACAAGAGGTCCGGCTTGGCGCGCCGGAGGAAGTGCCAGAGCGAGACCACCATGTCCTTGGGGTCCCTGCACACGTACGCGACCCTGCAcccggtggcggtggcggtgacGGGCGCCGGGAGCAGGGCGTAGGGCAGGTGCGTGTTCATCAGCCTCGGCGACGGGAGGGCCTCGAGCTTCGCCTCCTCCCCGCTGGCGAAGATCTCGTCGATGAACGGGACGCAGTCGTGCGGGTTGAGCCGTCGGAGCGGGTGCCTGGCGCCACCGGGCGGGTACGCCGTACGCGCCGCCGTGGCGAAGGCCAGCGCCTTCAGCCACGTGGTGCCGCACTTGGGGTAGCTCGCGAGGATCACGTCGTCGGGGCGCGGCGTGAAGCGGCGCTGGAACACGATGGTCCCCGGCACCCAGTGCTCCGGCAGCCAGAAGCCCTGGTACAGGCGCAGCTCCAGGATGGACTGCTGCCTGCTCGGCAGCGCGGCCACGAGGTCGCCGAACTCCTCCTTGGGAGTGTGCTCTGGAACACTGCCGTCGTCGACGTCCTTGAACGGCACAGGCCCGGAAGGAGCCACTGGGTTGCAGGCCGCGGCGGCCATGGAGTGAGAACTGAGAAAAAAACTGGAGAAGGTGCTCGTCTCTGCCACCGACTGACTGACAGTGTGGTTTTCGGGCGAGTGGGCGCACGTTTTATATTGCTAATGGTGACGTCAATCAATCAATAAATCATATAACCTCATCTGAACTTTACCTAATGATAAGGATCAAGAAAAATTGGACTTGGCTGCTGACCACGTGGTCTAACTTGGCGCGCCCGTCAAGACAGGCAGAGCAAAGCTCCAAGTTTGAACTCATCACTAGAACATGGGGCGCCCCTTCGGGCGCTTTATTGGGCAGTAAGTAACACCTAATTATACGGTAATAGTCACATATAAACCATATTGAATAGTATATATAATATAATGACACATACAGTAAACCACTGTATCAATACATACATATACAATCAGGTTACATAAATGGCAGGCGGACCATAATCCAACCATCAAGACTTCTGTCTAATCACATTCTACACTAAGCCAGAGGCGGGCCCACTAGGTATTCATGGGTATTCATTGAATACCCAAAATTTTTGTGATCTATAGTAATTTACCAATAATGTATTACACAAAATAGGGTTAGAGTACTAATTTCTTTAATCTTTTGAATTTTTGAATATCCAATATCAAATGTCTGGGCCCGCTTCTGCACTAAGCGTTTAGGGTACATGGCTGATAGAGCTCCATTGCTGCCATTTTTTGAGACAACAGATGCAAAAGCAGCATACAAACATAATTCATTTAGAATTTGAACGGATCCAAAAGCAGCATACACACAGTTCATTAGGAATCTAAGAAACACGTAAGCAAGCACTGCTTGCAAACAAAAGCACATAGTCTGTTTGTCGGGCAGTGATATTAGTATTCACAAGTGGCATTTTTGTTGTTCACTAAAGCACCAAGTTTTCTTTTTTCTGACTAAACGTCATCTTCGCTAGACCTGCGAAGAAAAGAAGCCATTTAGGAATCCTTTAAAAATGACATACAAACGATAGCTTGGTGATATTGAAAGAATCAAGAATAAATGATGCATATGGCATGTCTAGTGATTCTACATTGCAGAAGTTCATTTTGAAACCTATACTTGTCTCTATAGCTTAACTAATGCAGGACGTGATGAATTTTTGCTTGTTAGAGGCAAATTCACATACACTTGATCTAGGTCTAATACATGACTACAGAAAATGGCCCTTGTTTTGCAAATAGCACAGCTATGTTGGAATTAAACTGGTTTCTGGTAGCATAGGACATAAACATGCACAAAGTGAAATATTTCCCATAGTTCCATATCATAGGAAGCTGTATGGTGCATTATGTGAACCCTGTTTGGATCAGCTAGAACTTGTGTATTGTGGCTTTAAAAGCTCTAGCCAATCCTGTTAGAAATATATGTGTTTATGTATGCAAGTATATAATATAGCTAGACTGGGCCTGGACTGTGCGCCATCTGCCCTCCTATACCCTGTCGGCCTCCTCTAGTGGTTATGGATAGGTAGGGGATGGGACATTGGGACCTTATTATTTGGTT contains these protein-coding regions:
- the LOC100280082 gene encoding flavonol 4-sulfotransferase: MAAAACNPVAPSGPVPFKDVDDGSVPEHTPKEEFGDLVAALPSRQQSILELRLYQGFWLPEHWVPGTIVFQRRFTPRPDDVILASYPKCGTTWLKALAFATAARTAYPPGGARHPLRRLNPHDCVPFIDEIFASGEEAKLEALPSPRLMNTHLPYALLPAPVTATATGCRVAYVCRDPKDMVVSLWHFLRRAKPDLLFADTFESVCDGTVVVGPVWDHVLSYWRASVAAPDRALFLRYEDMLRDPGGNVRRLAEFMGRPFSAAEEAAGDVAAVVELCSFDEMKGLEVNRPGSGTAGRYRPMPRDAFFRKGVAGDWANHMTPEMAARLDGIFREKLQGTGLIFS